The Phacochoerus africanus isolate WHEZ1 chromosome X, ROS_Pafr_v1, whole genome shotgun sequence genome has a segment encoding these proteins:
- the LOC125117985 gene encoding ferritin heavy chain-like has product MEVQETQNSTELPWRSGLTQAPMEARNWCPAPLRPTPTPSPSSCNRSSLAHPPPNGHRFWSIPEPALSHLLPGPDPNGSGPPHLPPWERSEGATVYTPAATHPAVPLPHVFSLALAPTPATMLPTPPSQVRQNYHPECEAAINSLVTLELHASYVYLAMAFNFDREDMALKHLACFFLRRSQEHTSRAQELMSLQNRRGGRLCFHDIRKPDRHHWESGLKAMQCALHLEKGVNQSVLDLHQLATNKSDAQLCHFLENHYLDQQVEFIKELGDHVTTLRRMGAPEDTTAEYLFDKLTLGDSNKKK; this is encoded by the coding sequence atggaagtaCAAGAGACCCAAAATAGCACAGAGTTGCCCTGGCGTTCAGGCCTCACCCAGGCTCCTATGGAGGCTAGAAACTGGTGCCCTGCCCCTcttcgccccacccccaccccatcaccctcTTCCTGTAACAGATCCTCCCTTGCCCATCCCCCACCTAACGGACACCGTTTCTGGTCCATCCCAGAGCCGGCACTCAGCCACCTGCTGCCAGGCCCCGATCCCAACGGCTCAGGCCCTCCTCATCTCCCACCCTGGGAACGCTCTGAGGGGGCCACAGTCTACACTCCAGCTGCTACCCACCCCGCAGTCCCGCTTCCTCACGTCTTCTCCTTGGCCTTGGCACCCACGCCAGCCACCATGCTGCCCACACCGCCCTCGCAGGTGCGCCAGAACTACCACCCCGAGTGCGAGGCCGCCATCAACAGCCTTGTCACCCTGGAGCTCCACGCTTCCTACGTGTACCTGGCCATGGCCTTCAACTTCGATCGCGAGGATATGGCCTTGAAGCACCTGGCCTGCTTCTTCCTGCGCCGCTCCCAGGAGCACACCAGCCGCGCCCAGGAGCTGATGAGCCTGCAAAACCGGCGCGGAGGCCGCCTCTGCTTCCACGACATCAGGAAACCCGACCGCCACCACTGGGAGAGCGGCCTCAAGGCCATGCAGTGTGCCTTGCACCTGGAGAAGGGCGTGAACCAGAGTGTGCTAGATCTGCACCAGCTGGCCACCAACAAGAGCGATGCCCAACTCTGTCACTTCCTGGAGAATCACTACCTGGACCAGCAGGTCGAGTTCATCAAAGAGCTGGGAGACCATGTTACCACGCTGCGCAGGATGGGAGCCCCAGAAGACACCACTGCCGAGTACCTCTTTGACAAGCTCACCCTGGGGGACAGCAACAAGAAGAAGTGA